In Chryseobacterium shigense, the following proteins share a genomic window:
- a CDS encoding DUF262 domain-containing protein gives MESTLHKENQKLESIKLLFKSVENIRIPAYQRAYSWENKQCSQFLEDLLEQKGKRYYLGQLLFEKSDSTFFIIDGQQRLTTTILFLSAIVKIKEAKGQDANEIRSTYLTDVFRTIKDDHQIFKKISQKHLISIIDDTETISQKRIIEAFNFFEIELNKLDNEIIDIVQETLENAIISTFYISNKVEATQVFEYQNNRGKELSRFEVIKAYLMHQIYIQSKDSNQANNDISDVQDDISVTYRNIEAVEGYFTENELLDNYCNLFFNINGNIEAIKEKLNNTEDKIKWIKLFFENFVELTHSAKTVVNNRGQSEISNLFFVGNEVNWKLVLLVLFNRGENKGEIYTKILKLLEILSFKLKLGDYRTDYLHNYAKQYFNFEQAYNINDLYEDIKNATITGFKWYWNDNDHFENIIINYFDNEKWHYNRNTIKFVLWQYENHLRKINLSGILLDKELYDNYTIEHIKPQNPEDEEYSEEFKSKYLHIVGNLALLTKNQNSKFSNKSFDKKSELFQDTALSSYTEIREKYIWTEKEITERHKSITDFAKRYFNTSNL, from the coding sequence ATGGAATCTACATTACATAAAGAAAATCAGAAATTGGAAAGTATCAAATTGCTTTTTAAATCCGTAGAAAATATTAGAATCCCTGCTTATCAACGTGCTTATAGCTGGGAAAATAAACAATGTTCTCAATTTTTAGAAGATTTGTTAGAACAAAAAGGAAAACGTTACTATTTGGGGCAACTACTTTTTGAAAAATCTGATTCAACATTTTTCATCATCGATGGACAACAAAGACTCACAACAACAATTTTATTTCTTTCTGCGATTGTCAAAATAAAAGAAGCTAAAGGACAAGATGCAAACGAAATTAGAAGTACATATTTAACCGATGTATTTAGAACAATTAAGGATGATCATCAAATTTTTAAAAAAATTTCACAAAAACATTTAATTTCAATTATTGATGATACAGAGACAATTTCACAGAAACGAATAATCGAAGCATTTAATTTTTTTGAGATCGAATTGAATAAGCTTGATAATGAAATCATTGATATTGTTCAAGAAACATTGGAGAACGCAATAATTAGTACCTTTTACATTTCAAATAAAGTTGAAGCTACTCAGGTTTTTGAATATCAAAATAACCGAGGTAAAGAACTTTCAAGATTTGAGGTAATTAAGGCATATCTAATGCATCAAATTTATATTCAGAGTAAAGATAGTAATCAAGCAAATAACGATATTTCTGATGTTCAGGATGATATTTCAGTAACTTATCGTAATATTGAAGCTGTTGAGGGATATTTTACTGAGAATGAACTTTTAGATAATTACTGCAATTTGTTTTTTAATATTAACGGAAATATTGAAGCAATAAAGGAAAAATTGAACAATACCGAAGATAAAATAAAATGGATAAAATTATTTTTCGAAAACTTTGTTGAATTAACCCATAGTGCAAAAACCGTTGTAAATAATAGAGGGCAATCAGAGATTTCAAATTTATTCTTCGTTGGCAATGAAGTTAATTGGAAATTAGTATTACTTGTTTTGTTCAATCGAGGTGAAAATAAAGGAGAGATCTATACCAAAATTCTAAAGCTATTAGAAATTCTTTCTTTCAAGCTAAAATTAGGCGATTACAGGACAGACTATTTGCATAACTATGCAAAACAGTACTTTAATTTTGAACAGGCATACAATATAAATGATTTATATGAGGATATAAAAAATGCGACTATAACTGGATTTAAATGGTACTGGAATGATAATGATCATTTTGAAAATATTATTATAAATTATTTTGATAATGAAAAATGGCACTATAATCGAAATACTATAAAATTTGTTTTATGGCAGTATGAAAATCATCTAAGAAAAATAAATCTCTCAGGTATATTGCTTGATAAAGAACTTTATGATAATTATACAATTGAACATATAAAACCTCAAAATCCAGAGGATGAAGAATACTCTGAAGAATTTAAATCCAAATATTTACACATCGTAGGAAATTTAGCACTTTTAACAAAAAATCAAAATAGTAAATTCAGTAATAAATCATTTGATAAAAAAAGTGAACTTTTTCAAGATACAGCACTTTCAAGCTATACAGAAATTAGAGAAAAATATATCTGGACAGAAAAAGAAATTACCGAACGACATAAATCAATTACTGATTTTGCAAAGAGATAC